The bacterium genome includes the window TGCCGCGCCAGCATGCTTGGGATCACATTGCAGCGCTTCCATAATAAGCAGGCGCCCATCGTCTTTTTTCCCCATCTTTACATATTGAGCACCCAGGTTATAAAAGGCTTGAGCGATGCTGGGACGAAGAGATAAAGCCCGTTTGAAAGCTTCAACCGCTTCGTCGTTACGGTTGAGTTTCGAAAGACAAGCACCCAACATCGTCTGAAGATCGTAATCATCTTCGACTAACTTGCCGGCTTCCAGTAACTTTTGGATTACTTCTTCAACTTTTCCCTGCTGATATAACTCGAGCGTTAAAGCTCGAATTTCATCTGTTCGTTCTTCATGCATAATTTTCCCTATTCCTTCCCTAAATCCCCGAATTTAAATTGTTATAGGCTTATTCGAGATAGTGTCCTATAATTCCTCTTTTTTTGGTTATCTTCATGCAAACCGATAGAATTATGAACGAAATCAACCACAGAAAACCCATTTCTTAGTTTTCGTTCCCTATTCCCCTTAAATCGTCTCGATAGACATCTCAGCGCCGTGGGTTTTTAGGCGGTTTTGGGTTATTTGGAGTGCTTGGGGGGAGTGATCACAGGCTAAGAATCGACGGTTTAGGCGTTGGGCTACAGCAGGGGTGGTGCCGCTTCCGCAGCAGAAATCAGCCACTAAGTCGCCTTCGTCGGAGCTTGCGAGAATTATCTTTTCTAACAAGCCTTCGGGTTTTTGAGTGGGGTAACCGTTTCGTTCGTTGGTGCCGGTGCCCAATGTGAGTTCCCAAACATCTCTGGGTTGGGCGTATCTATATTGCTTACCGGTCTCTTCATCAATGTAGTAGGGCACGTTTTTATAACCGTAGTGGTGGGATTGGACAGATTTCTCAGGGATGACATTGAACTTGCGCTTGTCTGATACTTGGTATAGAAGGATCGTGTCGTGCTTTCGTCCAAAGTAGCGTTTGGTCACGCCGCCCGTGCGATAAGACCAGATTATCTCATTCACAAAGTTGTCATAGCCAAAAATTTTGTCCATCTCGACCTTCACATAATGAACCGCATGCCAATCAAGGTGGACATAGAGGCTGCCGCTGGGTTTCAAGAGGCGTTTGGCTTCAATGAGGCGGCTATTGAGCCACTTTAGATACTCTTCCAAGCCATTCTTCCATACGTCGCTAAAGGCTCGCTTTCCGTCTGAATTGTAGTGTTTGCCGCTATAGAATGGGGGGTCAAAATAGATGAGGTCGATGCTTTCGGACTCGAGTTGCTTCATGAGGACGAGATTATCCCCGAGAACAAGGCGGTTGGCGCTCATATCAATTCCACCGTCACCTGGCGGGGTTCGAGGTGTTCTTTTAGGTAATCCGCTAGCTTTTTAACTCCGGGCATTTCGGTTGGGCCATGGCCGGCATCAATTAGGGCAATCTTTCTGGCGATAGCCTCCCAAGTGTGATGATGGCGAGTTTCACCGGTCACCAAAACATCAACTCCTGCATGCTTGGCCTGGGCGAGATAGTCCCCACCGGAACCACCAACAACCGCAACGCACCGGATTAGAGTGTGGTCCGCTCCCCAATACCGGATTGGCTCATAGTCGAGAACCTTGCCGA containing:
- a CDS encoding site-specific DNA-methyltransferase → MSANRLVLGDNLVLMKQLESESIDLIYFDPPFYSGKHYNSDGKRAFSDVWKNGLEEYLKWLNSRLIEAKRLLKPSGSLYVHLDWHAVHYVKVEMDKIFGYDNFVNEIIWSYRTGGVTKRYFGRKHDTILLYQVSDKRKFNVIPEKSVQSHHYGYKNVPYYIDEETGKQYRYAQPRDVWELTLGTGTNERNGYPTQKPEGLLEKIILASSDEGDLVADFCCGSGTTPAVAQRLNRRFLACDHSPQALQITQNRLKTHGAEMSIETI